A DNA window from Bubalus bubalis isolate 160015118507 breed Murrah chromosome 22, NDDB_SH_1, whole genome shotgun sequence contains the following coding sequences:
- the LOC102414677 gene encoding olfactory receptor 5I1-like — translation MEVENSTVKTQFLLLGFSDHPELQSALFAVFLSIYSVTLMGNLGMILLITASPPLHTPMYFFLRILSFVDACYSSVIAPKLLVDLVSDKKTISYNGCAAQLYFFCCLVDTESFLLTVMAYDRYIAICNPLLYTVIMSKRICCQLAIGAFLGGTMSSVIHTTNTFHLSFCSSEINHYFCDISPLFSLSCTDTYIHDVVLVVFASLVEALCLLTVLLSYILIIAAILKIESADGRRKGFSTCVSHLIVVSIYHGTLIFIYLRPSAGHSLDIDKVTSVFYTLIIPMLNPLIYSLRNKDVKNAFRKMISRKFLS, via the coding sequence CCCAGAACTGCAGAGTGCTCTTTTTGCTGTGTTTTTGTCCATCTACTCTGTTACTCTGATGGGCAACCTTGGGATGATTTTATTAATCACAGCCAGTCCCCCTTTGCACACCCCTATGTACTTTTTTCTCCGCATCTTGTCTTTCGTAGACGCCTGCTACTCTTCAGTCATTGCCCCCAAGTTACTTGTGGACTTAGTTTCTGATAAGAAGACCATTTCTTACAATGGCTGTGCTGCACAGTTATATTTCTTCTGCTGTTTGGTGGACACAGAGTCTTTTCTCTTGACTGTCATGGCTTATGACCGGTACATAGCCATCTGCAACCCCCTGCTTTACACCGTTATTATGTCCAAGAGGATTTGCTGCCAGCTTGCAATTGGAGCGTTTTTAGGGGGCACCATGAGCTCAGTGATTCACACCACTAATACCTTTCACCTGTCTTTCTGCTCCAGTGAAATTAACCATTACTTTTGTGACatctcccctctcttctctctgtcctgCACTGACACCTACATCCATGACGTTGTACTGGTGGTCTTCGCTAGTTTAGTGGAAGCCCTCTGCCTTCTCACAGTTCTCCTTTCTTATATCCTCATCATAGCAGCCATTCTTAAAATAGAATCTGCTGACGGAAGAAGAAAAGGATTCTCCACTTGTGTGTCCCATCTGATTGTGGTCTCTATCTACCATGGTACCCTGATCTTCATTTATTTGCGTCCCAGTGCTGGCCATTCACTGGATATTGATAAAGTGACCTCTGTGTTCTATACATTGATTATACCTATGCTGAACCCCCTGATTTACAGTCTGAGGAACAAAGATGTGAAAAATGCTTTTAGGAAAATGATTAGCAGGaaatttctttcttaa